A section of the Roseivirga sp. BDSF3-8 genome encodes:
- a CDS encoding DNA-3-methyladenine glycosylase, whose translation MAVVLPPSFYTRDDVISISRELLGKYLVTQIDGVRTSGMIVETEAYNGATDKACHAHLNRRTNRTEIMFHEGGVAYVYLCYGIHHLFNIITNVKDRPDAVLIRAVQPEEGLEEMLLRRGMSTLKSNLTAGPGSMSKALGITTSHYGQHLTEKGPIWVEDKGVSVPDSKIIASPRVGIDYAEEDALLPWRFRIKGNKWTSKAK comes from the coding sequence ATGGCAGTAGTACTACCCCCGTCTTTTTATACAAGAGATGATGTGATCAGCATTAGCCGCGAGTTGCTGGGCAAGTATCTTGTCACACAAATAGACGGTGTGCGCACCTCCGGAATGATCGTGGAAACTGAGGCATACAACGGCGCCACTGATAAAGCATGTCATGCTCACCTTAACCGCAGGACTAACCGCACCGAAATCATGTTTCATGAAGGAGGGGTCGCTTACGTCTATCTTTGCTATGGCATTCACCACCTTTTTAATATCATAACCAACGTAAAGGATAGGCCCGATGCTGTCCTTATTCGGGCCGTTCAGCCTGAAGAAGGGCTGGAAGAAATGCTGTTGAGAAGAGGGATGTCCACCCTGAAATCAAATCTCACTGCCGGGCCGGGAAGCATGAGCAAAGCGCTGGGCATTACCACCAGCCACTATGGGCAGCACCTCACTGAGAAGGGCCCCATCTGGGTAGAAGACAAAGGCGTCTCAGTACCTGATAGTAAAATAATCGCCAGCCCCCGCGTGGGTATCGACTATGCCGAAGAAGATGCCCTGCTGCCATGGAGATTCAGGATCAAAGGAAATAAATGGACCAGCAAAGCAAAATGA
- a CDS encoding 2-hydroxyacid dehydrogenase, translating into MSTFVIVAPNRDTSQWKDGLQKHLPDHTITIWPEVEDPDTVSGVACWNHPHGSLKDFKNLKLISSLGAGVDHVLSDPDLPVGVPVTRIVDQALTYTMSRYLLGLVLSWHRRFDIYRQEQATHTWNQKANPERNLQIGIMGMGVLGRDIAENLVRLGFEVYGYSRSKKEIDGVTSFAGEEELQSFLNEVNLIINLLPLTKSTQGILDATFFNRLPRPVCLINAARGGHLVEEDLISALDNGKVEQAFLDVFQQEPLPSDHAFWDRKDIFITPHIASITNPDAAIPQIANNWLRAMKGEPLRHKVNRSEGY; encoded by the coding sequence ATGAGCACATTTGTAATAGTTGCCCCTAACAGGGATACAAGTCAGTGGAAAGATGGACTGCAGAAACACCTTCCGGATCACACCATAACCATCTGGCCTGAGGTAGAAGACCCGGATACGGTATCAGGAGTAGCCTGCTGGAATCACCCTCACGGCAGTTTGAAGGACTTTAAAAACCTCAAACTCATCAGCAGTCTCGGGGCAGGGGTCGACCATGTCCTTAGCGACCCCGACCTGCCCGTGGGCGTTCCTGTTACCCGCATTGTCGATCAAGCCCTTACCTACACCATGAGCCGATACCTGCTCGGACTGGTGCTATCCTGGCATCGCCGGTTTGATATTTACCGGCAGGAACAGGCCACTCACACTTGGAACCAGAAGGCAAATCCTGAACGGAACCTGCAAATAGGCATCATGGGCATGGGCGTACTGGGACGTGATATCGCCGAAAACCTCGTTCGCCTCGGATTTGAAGTATATGGTTATAGCCGCAGCAAAAAGGAAATTGATGGTGTCACCAGCTTTGCCGGTGAGGAAGAGCTACAGAGCTTCCTTAATGAGGTAAACCTGATCATAAACCTGCTACCCCTTACCAAATCCACCCAAGGTATACTTGATGCTACGTTTTTCAATAGGCTGCCTCGCCCTGTGTGTCTGATCAATGCTGCCAGGGGAGGGCACCTGGTGGAAGAAGACCTTATCAGCGCATTGGATAATGGTAAAGTAGAGCAGGCCTTCCTGGATGTGTTTCAACAAGAGCCCCTGCCATCAGATCATGCTTTTTGGGACAGGAAGGATATTTTTATCACCCCTCATATTGCCAGCATCACCAATCCGGATGCTGCCATACCCCAGATTGCCAATAACTGGCTCAGGGCTATGAAAGGAGAGCCCCTTCGCCATAAGGTCAACAGAAGCGAAGGATACTGA
- a CDS encoding universal stress protein, producing MKRILVPVDFSEASLNALEFAIEVANRQKSVITLLHIFTEYEYNRLLYQDQDISQRFDETKALIERKLATLAEESRKSERANGLAGIESVLRTGDLIGGIADYVKEEKQNLVIMGTTGVSDVVEQYVGSNTERVIEEVECPVICVPQGIDKITIKKVVYASDYSEEDKIAINFLIAFAQPFNAEVHVVHVTDEDNLIEKAEYSDFKEEMNAFLDYPSIRYHLEVLEEDTEVAINNFMLKHDGDLLMLLRKHQSFFTRLFTKSITKRMSYFTDYPLLIMKL from the coding sequence ATGAAAAGAATACTCGTCCCAGTGGATTTTTCCGAGGCCAGTCTGAATGCCCTCGAATTTGCCATAGAAGTAGCAAATCGCCAAAAGAGTGTTATTACCCTTCTGCATATTTTTACAGAATATGAGTACAACCGTCTGCTATATCAGGATCAGGATATTTCACAGCGTTTTGATGAGACCAAAGCTTTAATAGAGAGAAAGCTGGCTACGCTGGCAGAAGAGTCCCGCAAATCTGAAAGAGCTAACGGGCTGGCAGGTATTGAGTCCGTACTCAGGACAGGCGACCTGATAGGGGGCATAGCTGATTATGTAAAAGAAGAAAAGCAGAACCTCGTCATCATGGGTACCACCGGCGTTAGTGATGTCGTGGAGCAATACGTAGGTTCCAATACCGAGCGAGTCATTGAAGAGGTGGAATGCCCCGTTATCTGTGTCCCTCAGGGTATAGACAAGATAACTATTAAAAAAGTAGTATATGCTTCCGACTATAGCGAAGAAGATAAGATTGCGATTAACTTCCTTATAGCTTTTGCCCAGCCTTTTAATGCCGAAGTACACGTAGTACATGTCACAGATGAAGACAACCTGATAGAAAAAGCTGAGTATTCAGACTTCAAGGAAGAAATGAATGCCTTTCTCGATTATCCCTCTATCAGATACCACCTGGAGGTATTGGAAGAAGATACAGAAGTGGCCATTAACAACTTCATGCTCAAACATGATGGAGACCTTCTCATGTTGCTCCGTAAACACCAGAGTTTCTTTACCCGGCTGTTTACCAAGAGCATCACCAAACGCATGAGCTACTTTACAGATTACCCCTTACTTATCATGAAGTTATAG
- a CDS encoding VWA domain-containing protein: MFLTFFLYLKREGLPVTLREYLDLLEALDKGIIARDTEAFYYLCRTVMVKHEEHLDRFDVLFGQFFGGVEIKEEEREIPPEWLEKRFERFLGEEEKKLISSMGGLEALMKRMQELLEEQKERHQGGSKWIGTGGTSPFGAYGYNPEGVRIGQHESRHRRAVKVWDKREFRNLDDTVEMDTRHLKMALRRLRLLTREGKPEELDVKGTIRKTSEDGGLLNLQMVPAKKNNIKILLLLDIGGSMDDHILACERLFSAARHEFKHLEHYYFHNCLYESVWKDNSRRWDEKIPTQELFNRFNSDYRVIMVGDASMSPFELLSPGGSVEHYNRETGLAWLKRLREHYPHTVWLNPEDKGYWPYTESIGIVQKSMNGRMFPLTLQGLGEAVAALKKPATAPVDN, from the coding sequence TTGTTTCTAACATTTTTTCTTTATCTGAAAAGGGAGGGGCTTCCGGTGACGCTACGGGAGTACCTGGATTTGCTGGAGGCACTGGATAAGGGCATCATTGCACGTGATACGGAGGCTTTTTACTACCTGTGCCGTACGGTCATGGTAAAGCATGAAGAGCATCTGGATCGGTTTGATGTGCTTTTCGGCCAGTTCTTCGGGGGTGTTGAGATAAAGGAAGAAGAAAGGGAAATACCACCGGAGTGGCTGGAAAAGCGGTTTGAGCGGTTTCTGGGTGAGGAGGAGAAAAAGCTTATCAGCAGTATGGGTGGCCTGGAGGCGTTGATGAAGCGAATGCAGGAACTGCTGGAAGAACAGAAGGAACGGCACCAGGGGGGCAGCAAATGGATAGGCACCGGCGGTACGTCTCCTTTCGGAGCTTATGGGTATAATCCGGAGGGTGTACGAATAGGCCAGCATGAAAGCCGCCACCGCCGGGCGGTAAAGGTGTGGGACAAACGGGAGTTTCGCAACCTGGACGATACAGTAGAGATGGACACGCGACATCTGAAGATGGCTCTTCGCCGCCTTCGTTTACTTACAAGAGAGGGAAAGCCGGAAGAGCTGGACGTCAAAGGGACAATACGGAAAACCTCGGAAGACGGGGGCCTGCTTAACCTCCAAATGGTGCCTGCCAAAAAGAACAATATCAAAATACTGCTGCTCCTGGATATAGGTGGCAGTATGGATGATCATATTTTAGCATGTGAAAGGCTATTCTCTGCCGCTAGACATGAGTTTAAGCACCTGGAGCACTATTACTTTCATAATTGCCTGTACGAATCTGTATGGAAGGATAATAGCCGGCGGTGGGACGAGAAAATTCCGACACAGGAGCTTTTTAACCGGTTTAACAGCGACTACCGGGTAATAATGGTAGGGGATGCGAGTATGTCCCCTTTCGAACTGTTATCGCCGGGGGGTAGCGTGGAACATTATAATCGTGAAACGGGGCTGGCCTGGCTTAAAAGACTGCGGGAGCATTATCCTCATACGGTATGGCTGAACCCTGAGGACAAGGGGTACTGGCCGTACACTGAATCTATTGGTATCGTACAAAAGTCGATGAACGGACGTATGTTTCCCCTTACGCTCCAAGGGCTTGGTGAAGCGGTGGCCGCACTGAAAAAACCAGCTACGGCCCCGGTCGACAACTAA
- a CDS encoding AAA family ATPase: MKFQGTDRYIASEDLKVAVNAAITLKKPLLIKGEPGTGKTLLAFEIARALEMPLFTWHVKSTTSAQQGLYEYDAVSRLRDSQLGTEGVEDIARYIKKGKVWEAFASEEQAVLLIDEIDKADIEFPNDLLQELDRMEFYCYETKETICAKHRPVVIITSNNEKELPDAFLRRCFFHYIRFPDEATLREIIDVHYPDLEEKLIGESMRVFYELREVQGLKKKPSTSELLDWMRLLMAGAVTTDELEKVAAGSDLPPYAGALLKNEKDHELLVHLSTGRGRRFM; encoded by the coding sequence ATGAAATTTCAGGGAACAGACAGATATATAGCTTCAGAAGATCTGAAAGTAGCGGTAAATGCTGCCATAACTCTCAAAAAACCTTTATTGATTAAAGGAGAGCCTGGTACAGGTAAGACGTTACTTGCTTTTGAAATAGCCCGTGCATTGGAAATGCCGCTCTTTACGTGGCATGTAAAAAGTACGACAAGCGCACAGCAGGGCCTTTATGAATATGATGCGGTGAGCCGCCTGCGAGACTCTCAACTCGGCACAGAGGGTGTGGAGGATATCGCCCGGTATATAAAAAAGGGGAAGGTATGGGAGGCATTTGCCAGTGAGGAACAGGCTGTGTTGCTGATCGATGAGATAGACAAAGCGGATATCGAGTTTCCTAATGACCTGCTGCAGGAGCTGGACCGGATGGAGTTCTATTGCTATGAGACAAAAGAAACCATATGCGCGAAACACCGTCCGGTGGTAATCATCACAAGTAATAACGAAAAGGAACTTCCTGACGCTTTTCTGAGGCGTTGCTTCTTTCACTACATCCGCTTTCCTGATGAGGCTACGCTGCGCGAAATAATTGATGTGCACTACCCGGACCTGGAGGAGAAACTGATAGGCGAAAGCATGCGGGTGTTTTATGAACTGAGAGAAGTTCAGGGGCTAAAGAAAAAGCCCAGCACAAGTGAGCTGCTGGATTGGATGAGGCTATTGATGGCTGGAGCTGTGACTACCGATGAACTGGAAAAGGTGGCTGCAGGCTCGGACCTCCCTCCTTATGCAGGGGCACTGCTAAAAAATGAAAAGGATCACGAACTACTGGTGCACCTGAGCACGGGCCGGGGGCGACGCTTTATGTAA
- a CDS encoding OmpA family protein translates to MRKLIGFFVVFTSLAFSAMARQYEGLATAYGDSINSVYDEQAPVFTPDGKSVYFTRSNHPQNIGGVKDKGDIWYSQLQADGIWSTPVHAGKQLNTSGYNAVVGFGRNGNTLFLQNLYENGRGGRQGVSIATRSGNGWSDPRPVDIPYFYNRAPHQSMSLSPDGTVMLMAVEARFSYGAEDIYVSLQRPGGKWSEPINLGRTINTRYQEMTPHLAADNKTLYFASNGHGGLGSRDIFVSTRLDDTWKNWSEPKNLGSSINSPGVELSYFVPANSEYAYFTTTQNSDGYGDLRRIRLSPESTRPEVASEPVVEVDTVATEPVLAVEEVEVNTSIIDSISQPRQDEPVLVEDEPAMPAEYTFSGRVNDQRSGQGVVASIRAVNSMSNDTLTVSSGTEGAFRFSLTPGETYTIKASAKGYLPNEIEIEATGTGEEGPIVIELVPLEIGTTVQLDNILFRQGTSEMLAGSEKDLKQVLEVLNENPGLHIELAGHTDNRGSGRLNIKLSQARVEAVKAYLVEQGIDKKRIEGVGYGGTRPIASNATEETRRLNRRVEFTITGK, encoded by the coding sequence ATGAGAAAACTGATTGGATTTTTTGTGGTGTTTACGTCATTGGCTTTTTCCGCTATGGCCCGTCAGTACGAAGGTCTGGCTACTGCCTACGGGGATAGCATTAATAGCGTGTATGACGAGCAGGCACCCGTATTTACACCAGATGGAAAGTCTGTTTATTTCACCCGCAGTAATCATCCCCAAAATATAGGAGGCGTAAAAGATAAGGGAGATATCTGGTATAGCCAGCTTCAGGCAGACGGCATCTGGTCCACTCCTGTACATGCTGGCAAACAACTGAACACCAGCGGATACAATGCCGTAGTGGGCTTCGGCCGCAATGGCAATACACTTTTTCTTCAAAACCTTTATGAAAACGGTCGTGGCGGGCGTCAGGGTGTATCTATAGCCACCCGCAGCGGAAACGGATGGAGTGACCCACGCCCCGTAGATATCCCTTATTTCTATAACAGAGCCCCCCACCAAAGTATGAGCCTCTCGCCTGATGGTACCGTTATGCTCATGGCAGTGGAGGCCCGGTTTAGTTATGGCGCCGAGGATATATATGTTAGTCTGCAAAGGCCGGGAGGTAAGTGGAGCGAACCTATTAACCTGGGACGTACCATCAATACCCGGTATCAGGAGATGACCCCCCACCTCGCTGCCGACAATAAAACCCTCTACTTCGCGAGTAATGGCCACGGAGGACTCGGCAGCCGCGACATATTTGTAAGTACCCGTCTGGATGATACCTGGAAGAACTGGTCTGAACCGAAAAACCTGGGCTCCTCTATCAATAGCCCCGGAGTTGAATTGTCCTACTTCGTTCCTGCTAACAGCGAGTACGCATATTTTACCACCACACAAAACAGTGATGGGTACGGTGATCTGCGCCGTATCAGACTTAGCCCCGAGTCAACAAGGCCGGAAGTAGCCTCCGAACCCGTAGTAGAGGTGGATACAGTAGCAACAGAGCCCGTGCTTGCAGTCGAAGAAGTGGAAGTAAATACCTCCATTATTGACAGCATCTCCCAACCCCGGCAGGATGAACCTGTGCTTGTGGAAGATGAGCCCGCAATGCCAGCAGAGTATACCTTTAGTGGCCGGGTTAATGATCAGCGGTCAGGCCAGGGAGTGGTAGCTTCTATCAGGGCTGTCAATTCGATGAGTAACGATACCCTTACCGTTAGTTCTGGCACAGAAGGTGCTTTCCGGTTTAGCCTTACCCCCGGTGAGACCTATACTATTAAAGCTTCCGCCAAGGGCTATCTTCCTAATGAGATAGAGATAGAAGCCACCGGCACAGGTGAAGAAGGCCCCATCGTAATAGAACTCGTGCCCCTGGAAATAGGAACTACCGTACAACTCGATAATATACTCTTTCGCCAGGGTACATCTGAAATGCTGGCAGGTAGTGAAAAAGACCTGAAGCAGGTACTGGAGGTACTGAATGAAAACCCGGGTCTACACATAGAACTCGCCGGCCATACAGACAACCGCGGTAGCGGTCGCCTGAATATTAAGCTGAGCCAGGCAAGAGTAGAAGCCGTAAAAGCTTATCTGGTGGAGCAAGGGATAGATAAAAAACGTATTGAAGGCGTAGGCTATGGCGGCACGCGCCCCATCGCCTCTAACGCAACAGAAGAGACACGCCGGCTTAACCGCAGGGTAGAGTTTACCATCACTGGAAAGTAG
- the holA gene encoding DNA polymerase III subunit delta, whose translation MAATPESVLKDLKAGKYAPIYFLQGDEPFYIDQIAQYIEKNALAEHEKGFNQVVVYGKDADVNTILTHARRFPMMAERQVVIVKEAQNITDINREGGQKLLEAYVKNPLPSTILVLSYKYKSLDKRKSLSKALEKFAVVVSTKKMYDNQVPDWVKKFVKEKGHTITEKAAHMLSEFIGNNLERLSGEIEKILLNFKEKSEITDELVQKYVGISKDYNAFELQKAIAVRDTLKANRIVNYFSANPKDNPAIPVIALLFAFFSKLLLVHHAKDKSDRNLASILKINPYFVKEYLAASRNYPVGKVIENVGHIRQADLRAKGVEGGAYSDGELLKELVFRLTH comes from the coding sequence ATGGCCGCTACCCCTGAGAGTGTTTTAAAAGATCTGAAAGCCGGGAAATACGCCCCTATCTACTTTTTGCAGGGTGATGAGCCCTTCTACATTGATCAGATAGCCCAGTACATTGAGAAAAATGCACTGGCAGAACACGAAAAAGGCTTTAACCAGGTAGTAGTATATGGTAAAGACGCTGACGTAAATACCATTCTCACACACGCCCGGCGGTTTCCCATGATGGCCGAACGCCAGGTAGTGATCGTCAAAGAAGCTCAGAATATCACTGACATTAATAGAGAAGGCGGCCAGAAACTTCTCGAAGCCTACGTAAAAAACCCCTTGCCATCCACCATTCTCGTACTAAGCTACAAGTACAAAAGCCTGGACAAGCGAAAGTCCCTGTCCAAAGCACTGGAAAAATTTGCGGTGGTGGTCTCCACCAAAAAAATGTATGACAACCAGGTGCCCGACTGGGTAAAAAAGTTTGTGAAGGAAAAAGGCCATACCATAACCGAAAAGGCCGCACATATGCTTAGCGAGTTTATCGGCAATAACCTGGAGCGCCTCAGCGGAGAGATAGAAAAGATTCTGCTGAACTTTAAGGAAAAATCAGAGATCACTGATGAACTGGTGCAGAAGTATGTAGGCATCAGTAAGGACTACAATGCTTTCGAGCTCCAAAAGGCCATTGCCGTCAGAGATACGCTTAAGGCCAACCGCATAGTGAACTACTTTTCGGCTAATCCAAAAGACAATCCCGCTATCCCTGTCATAGCACTTCTTTTCGCATTTTTCAGCAAGCTGCTTCTGGTCCATCATGCAAAAGACAAAAGCGACCGTAATCTTGCCAGTATACTAAAGATAAACCCCTATTTCGTAAAAGAATACCTTGCAGCCAGCCGCAACTACCCTGTAGGGAAGGTCATAGAGAACGTAGGCCATATCAGACAGGCAGACTTGCGGGCCAAGGGCGTGGAGGGAGGTGCCTACTCTGACGGCGAGCTTTTGAAGGAGCTCGTTTTCCGCCTGACCCACTGA
- a CDS encoding PA14 domain-containing protein, with amino-acid sequence MKKLICVVALLFLGYGMAFAQTAGGQRAVPKGTTSLNYGFYEYLPADYDPNSGKKYPVMIFLHGLGERGNGTTELSKVTYNGPPNLAQKGWDFPFIIISPQLPGSQGGWWGGITDEVVNYVYAHYPVDRSRLYVTGLSLGGNGTYIYASSFPEKVAAAVPVAAWGPTHNACNMKDIPTWAFHGDKDWTINIDRGQAMVNAINNCGGNAKFTIYPGVGHNSWTRTYDKSAGHDVYSWLMQHSRGATTQPVNYPPTVNAGADKSMTLPSNSVTLYGNGNDNDGYVASYQWTKVSGPSATMSGAGSKNLSLSNLQAGTYTFQLTATDDDGAKASDKVNVNVADEPTYTPPSSGSGLAYKYYEGLWDFIPNTSGLTPKKTGEVANITMAMRNRDNAFLLTFDGAINIPTAGTYTFFVNSDDASNLYIDGKRVVDNDGLHSPQERSGQVYLSAGAHDFSLHYYEHYGSEILEARWKGPGISKQLIPDSAFGGSSSSDPEPSDPTPAPAPTGTGVDYKVYKGNWEWMPNFGALSPTKTGNTSNFNISVAGLDTNFGIDFTGSITVPAAGTYTFYTASDDGSKLYINGSQVVNNDGLHAEQEKNGSVYLAKGTHTIRVSYFEQYGGEVLKVKWAGPGISKQVIPNSVLGDGSGSSAPAPSDPDPGYTSSGKKLMLNFNHYQPASGEGWNSLSGDPRSTTNYSGFDWNDGASSNVSVTLADAWGGANEFGMVTGDDSGVLPDDVMKTSFWVSDNNAHIVTVKGLDPDKVYDFTFFGSRNGSGNRTTDYAISGTTVSLDASYNSSETVNISSVKPDQYGNVKVTVTKQSGASYGYLNAMIIEELSSTISSAYEIASDLESEGAYSKAFGAELTAYPNPFTEYVTVEVSQASGSVTATVTDLNGRQVMSRIFDGSTARLDLSGNTFAAGTYLLTVSDQAGYKETMRIIKE; translated from the coding sequence ATGAAAAAGTTGATTTGTGTAGTTGCGTTGTTGTTCCTGGGATATGGGATGGCCTTTGCGCAGACGGCAGGCGGACAGCGCGCAGTACCCAAAGGGACCACCTCGTTGAACTACGGGTTCTACGAATACCTTCCAGCTGATTACGACCCTAATAGTGGTAAGAAGTACCCGGTAATGATCTTCCTTCACGGACTTGGTGAAAGAGGTAACGGTACCACAGAACTAAGTAAAGTAACCTATAACGGACCTCCGAACCTTGCACAAAAAGGTTGGGATTTCCCTTTTATCATTATTTCACCTCAGTTACCCGGTTCACAAGGTGGATGGTGGGGCGGCATTACCGACGAGGTTGTGAACTATGTATATGCTCACTACCCCGTCGATCGCTCACGCCTATACGTAACCGGCCTTAGCCTGGGTGGTAATGGTACCTATATATATGCTTCCAGTTTTCCTGAAAAGGTGGCTGCTGCAGTTCCAGTGGCTGCGTGGGGCCCCACTCACAATGCCTGTAATATGAAAGACATCCCTACCTGGGCCTTTCATGGAGATAAGGACTGGACGATTAATATAGACAGAGGCCAGGCCATGGTCAACGCCATCAACAACTGTGGTGGTAATGCCAAATTCACCATCTACCCCGGTGTAGGGCACAATTCCTGGACCAGAACTTATGATAAGAGTGCGGGACACGATGTGTATAGCTGGCTCATGCAGCATTCCAGAGGAGCTACTACACAGCCTGTGAACTATCCGCCAACTGTGAATGCAGGAGCAGATAAGTCTATGACCCTTCCCAGTAACAGTGTTACACTATATGGTAACGGCAATGATAATGATGGGTATGTAGCTTCTTATCAGTGGACAAAAGTAAGCGGCCCATCGGCAACAATGTCAGGTGCCGGTTCTAAGAACCTTTCCCTCTCTAACCTGCAGGCAGGTACCTACACTTTCCAGCTTACTGCTACAGATGATGACGGTGCCAAAGCATCAGATAAAGTTAATGTCAATGTAGCCGACGAGCCTACATATACTCCTCCTTCTTCAGGAAGCGGGCTGGCCTATAAATATTATGAAGGTCTATGGGATTTCATCCCCAACACCTCAGGGCTTACCCCTAAGAAGACAGGTGAAGTCGCTAACATCACCATGGCTATGCGTAACCGGGATAATGCATTCCTGCTTACCTTCGACGGGGCCATTAACATTCCTACAGCAGGCACTTATACCTTCTTTGTGAATTCTGATGATGCCTCTAACCTTTACATTGATGGCAAAAGAGTGGTGGACAATGACGGGCTGCATTCACCACAGGAAAGAAGCGGACAGGTTTACCTTTCTGCCGGAGCACATGACTTTTCACTGCACTACTATGAGCACTATGGCAGCGAAATCCTTGAGGCTCGCTGGAAAGGGCCTGGTATCAGCAAACAACTGATCCCGGACTCTGCCTTCGGTGGCAGCAGCTCATCAGATCCTGAGCCTTCCGATCCAACTCCAGCTCCAGCTCCTACCGGAACCGGTGTTGACTATAAAGTATATAAAGGTAACTGGGAGTGGATGCCCAACTTCGGAGCCCTTAGCCCTACTAAAACCGGAAACACGTCCAACTTCAACATCAGCGTTGCAGGACTGGATACGAACTTCGGAATAGATTTCACAGGTAGCATTACAGTACCCGCAGCAGGAACCTACACCTTCTATACTGCTTCTGATGATGGCTCTAAGCTCTACATCAATGGCTCACAGGTTGTAAACAACGATGGCCTTCATGCTGAGCAGGAAAAGAACGGGTCCGTTTACCTTGCCAAGGGAACACACACCATACGTGTAAGTTACTTCGAGCAGTATGGTGGCGAAGTGCTGAAAGTAAAATGGGCAGGCCCCGGTATCAGCAAGCAGGTTATACCTAACAGTGTTCTCGGTGATGGTTCAGGTTCTTCCGCACCTGCTCCTTCAGATCCTGATCCCGGATACACCTCATCAGGTAAAAAGCTGATGCTCAATTTCAATCACTATCAGCCTGCTTCAGGTGAAGGTTGGAACAGCCTTTCTGGTGATCCTCGTTCTACCACCAATTACAGTGGATTCGATTGGAATGACGGTGCCTCCAGCAACGTTTCTGTAACCCTTGCCGATGCGTGGGGTGGTGCTAACGAATTCGGTATGGTAACCGGTGATGATAGCGGCGTGCTTCCTGATGATGTAATGAAGACCTCATTCTGGGTGAGCGATAATAATGCTCACATAGTAACGGTAAAAGGACTTGATCCTGATAAAGTATATGACTTCACCTTCTTCGGAAGCCGCAACGGATCAGGCAACAGAACGACAGATTACGCCATAAGCGGAACCACAGTTTCACTGGATGCCTCTTACAATAGCAGCGAGACAGTAAACATCTCATCTGTGAAGCCCGATCAGTATGGCAATGTAAAGGTTACCGTGACCAAACAAAGCGGAGCCAGCTATGGCTACCTTAACGCCATGATCATTGAAGAGCTTAGCTCTACTATAAGCAGCGCTTACGAGATCGCTTCAGACCTGGAGAGCGAAGGAGCTTACTCCAAGGCCTTCGGCGCCGAACTTACTGCCTACCCTAACCCTTTCACAGAATATGTTACGGTAGAGGTTTCCCAGGCAAGTGGTTCAGTAACTGCCACTGTGACAGACCTTAACGGTCGCCAGGTTATGAGCCGCATATTTGACGGTTCCACTGCCAGGCTCGATCTTAGCGGAAATACATTTGCTGCCGGTACCTATCTGCTTACCGTAAGCGATCAGGCCGGATACAAAGAAACCATGAGAATTATTAAAGAATAA
- the tnpA gene encoding IS200/IS605 family transposase — protein sequence MSKYRKLSHSFYYCVYHVVWTPKYRHRILRDIVADTLENKIKTICEWKEVKVEELNIQPDHVHLVCSIPPKLSVSDFMGILKGKTAIMMFKNFKSLRRKPYWGNHFWSRGYFVSTVGIDEEKIKRYVKYQEKEDKKEDGDIDIPLFDN from the coding sequence ATGAGCAAGTATCGTAAGCTATCGCATAGCTTTTACTATTGTGTCTATCATGTAGTATGGACCCCGAAGTACCGCCACCGTATACTTCGTGATATTGTTGCAGATACGTTGGAGAATAAGATAAAGACGATATGTGAATGGAAGGAGGTCAAGGTAGAAGAGTTGAACATTCAGCCAGATCACGTTCATTTGGTATGTAGTATACCTCCGAAACTTAGTGTATCAGACTTCATGGGTATTCTCAAGGGTAAGACAGCGATCATGATGTTTAAGAACTTCAAGAGTCTTCGCAGAAAACCCTATTGGGGCAATCATTTTTGGTCACGAGGCTATTTTGTAAGTACGGTAGGCATAGATGAAGAAAAGATAAAGCGGTATGTTAAGTATCAGGAGAAGGAAGATAAGAAAGAGGATGGGGATATAGATATCCCGCTATTCGATAACTGA